In Callospermophilus lateralis isolate mCalLat2 chromosome 19, mCalLat2.hap1, whole genome shotgun sequence, the following are encoded in one genomic region:
- the LOC143385443 gene encoding sulfotransferase 1A1 — translation MELVQDTSRPPLVNVKGVPLIKYFAEVMGPLQSFQAWPDDLLISTYPKSGTTWLSEILEMIYQGGDLEKCHRAPIYIRVPFLEFKCPGVPSGLETLKDTPAPRLLKTHLPLGLLPQSLLDQKVKVIYVARNAKDVAVSYYNFYKMAKVYPDPGTWDDFLGKFMDGQVSYGSWYQHVQEWWELSQTHPVLYLFYEDLKENPKREIKKILEFLGRSLSEETVDHIVQHTSFKEMKKNPMANYTTIPTEMMDHSISPFMRKGITGDWKSVFTVAQNEHFDAHYAEKMAGCKLNFRWQF, via the exons ATGGAGCTGGTCCAGGACACCTCCCGTCCTCCACTGGTCAATGTGAAGGGGGTCCCGCTCATCAAGTACTTTGCAGAGGTGATGGGGCCACTTCAGAGCTTCCAGGCCTGGCCTGATGACCTGCTCATCAGCACCTACCCCAAGTCTG GCACCACTTGGTTGAGCGAGATACTGGAGATGATCTATCAGGGTGGTGACCTAGAGAAGTGTCACCGGGCACCCATTTACATACGCGTACCCTTCCTTGAGTTTAAATGTCCAGGGGTTCCATCAG GTctggaaactttgaaagatacacCTGCCCCTCGGCTCCTCAAGACACACTTGCCCCTGGGCCTGCTTCCCCAAAGTCTGTTGGATCAGAAGGTCAAG GTGATCTATGTTGCCCGCAATGCAAAGGACGTGGCTGTCTCCTATTACAACTTCTACAAAATGGCCAAGGTGTACCCCGACCCTGGTACCTGGGACGACTTCCTGGGGAAGTTCATGGATGGACAAG TGTCCTATGGGTCATGGTACCAGCACGTGCAGGAGTGGTGGGAGCTGAGCCAAACCCACCCTGTGCTCTACCTCTTCTATGAAGACCTGAAGGAG AACCCCAAAAGGGAGATTAAAAAGATCCTGGAGTTTCTGGGGCGCTCCCTGTCAGAGGAGACGGTGGATCACATCGTCCAGCACACATCCTTCAAGGAGATGAAGAAGAATCCCATGGCTAACTACACCACCATACCAACTGAGATGATGGACCACAGTATTTCTCCCTTCATGAGGAAAG GCATCACAGGGGACTGGAAATCCGTCTTCACTGTGGCTCAGAATGAGCACTTTGACGCCCACTATGCTGAGAAGATGGCAGGCTGCAAGCTCAACTTCCGCTGGCAGTTCTGA